A stretch of the Pseudalkalibacillus hwajinpoensis genome encodes the following:
- a CDS encoding glycine betaine ABC transporter substrate-binding protein, producing MRRGILVLVIAALSILAACGSGESEESKGTVTFGLNNWAENIAVSNMWKVILEEKGYDIELKSMEKSPVWAGISQGDLDVAAEVWLPTTDKPLYEEYKEDVEMQETWYEGTGLGLVVPSYMDINSIDELNDKKDELGLEQIVGIDPGASLMEMSRTAVDEYELNYDLVDSSGPAMMSELKKAYEDEEPIIVTLWNPHWAFAEYDLKYLEDPKNVYGEADDIYFMTRTDFSDDHPEIVKWMNNWKMDDDSLGSLMATIKNADDTETGAKQWVEENEELVSKWTE from the coding sequence ATGAGGAGAGGAATCTTAGTCCTAGTCATTGCAGCACTTTCAATTTTAGCAGCTTGTGGATCTGGAGAAAGTGAAGAATCGAAAGGAACGGTTACGTTTGGATTAAACAACTGGGCTGAAAATATCGCCGTTTCAAATATGTGGAAAGTGATACTTGAAGAAAAAGGATACGACATTGAACTAAAATCAATGGAAAAGTCACCAGTTTGGGCTGGTATTTCACAAGGCGATCTTGATGTAGCAGCAGAGGTTTGGCTCCCAACGACTGATAAGCCACTATATGAAGAGTATAAAGAAGATGTTGAGATGCAAGAAACATGGTATGAGGGTACTGGTCTTGGGCTGGTTGTTCCTTCGTATATGGATATCAATAGTATAGATGAACTGAACGACAAAAAAGACGAACTTGGATTAGAACAAATTGTTGGAATTGATCCGGGCGCTAGCTTGATGGAAATGAGCAGAACGGCTGTTGATGAATATGAATTAAATTATGACCTTGTCGATAGCTCTGGTCCAGCGATGATGAGTGAGCTTAAGAAAGCTTATGAAGACGAAGAACCTATTATTGTCACGCTGTGGAATCCTCACTGGGCTTTTGCAGAATATGACTTAAAGTACCTGGAAGATCCCAAAAATGTTTATGGTGAAGCGGACGATATTTACTTTATGACAAGAACAGATTTCAGTGACGATCACCCTGAAATCGTTAAGTGGATGAACAATTGGAAGATGGATGATGATTCACTCGGTAGTCTAATGGCAACGATTAAGAATGCTGACGACACCGAAACAGGCGCAAAGCAGTGGGTTGAAGAGAACGAAGAGCTTGTCTCTAAATGGACTGAATAA
- a CDS encoding LysE family translocator, translating to MLEIAIAHIILGLSIAAPLGPINIEIMKRGIHKGFWSSLFVGAGGMSADLVLMYLMYFGIATFVKLTIVQISLMILGAIILTISGIQGFRSQVSLDEDEDKEKTGLFHSYATGFMIAAFNPMNLLFWLGIYGSVLSVSLQQPDKWQAFFLSALVFIGIGLWNVNLCMTVHFGKSLMKPRTLRAISVTASLVLLFFGLRFGYLAAEMIFVASK from the coding sequence ATGCTAGAAATTGCTATTGCTCACATTATCCTAGGCTTATCAATTGCTGCTCCGCTCGGTCCAATTAACATTGAAATCATGAAGCGAGGAATTCATAAAGGGTTCTGGTCTTCTCTCTTCGTAGGAGCAGGTGGAATGAGTGCAGACCTTGTACTCATGTATTTGATGTATTTCGGTATTGCAACTTTTGTTAAGTTGACTATTGTCCAAATTAGTTTGATGATTCTCGGAGCCATTATCTTAACGATTTCAGGGATTCAAGGCTTTCGATCTCAAGTAAGTCTTGATGAAGACGAGGACAAAGAAAAAACGGGCTTATTTCATTCCTACGCAACTGGTTTCATGATCGCTGCATTTAATCCGATGAACCTTCTTTTCTGGCTCGGTATTTACGGATCAGTGCTTAGCGTTTCACTGCAACAGCCAGACAAATGGCAGGCCTTTTTCTTATCTGCACTCGTTTTCATTGGGATCGGCCTTTGGAATGTCAATCTTTGTATGACCGTCCACTTCGGAAAATCACTAATGAAACCTCGAACGCTCCGTGCGATTAGTGTAACAGCCAGTCTCGTATTATTATTTTTTGGATTACGGTTCGGCTACCTTGCAGCTGAAATGATTTTCGTTGCTTCAAAATAG
- a CDS encoding DEAD/DEAH box helicase, whose protein sequence is MKHFSMFTKSEIKERFPVSFYQRGLTYFQNGRVSELTYDKEDQSYRAYVNGSSEYGVLIELLGDNWFGSCECQAFETYGTCKHLAAVLIAISEKGPEEESEKEKPSQVSQSPRSYSETNQLIQVLSDYQPEANRSRLRADELKIEFTLKASSYPTLRKSQGDSPWTLELKVGVNRLYVVKDIRAFLDAVLDEQSYLFTKKFSYEPDEHKFHELDEPFIQLLLAIRRNEKVYLDLPDNWGRFTENRELILPPLTANEFLSEFLKQNRLIRFEYNRTLYEETELFDGGLPFSFEIEQREDDYVLQLNGFQSAAYFPTYGWVFHDEKLYKLSKKQQSLLRDLSHFRNAARKSDLSISQTQIEPFLSQVVPGLKKLGDVLISEQINEKIINPDLRARVYVNAEGQRLLVNVEYEYGEDVINPFKDDSRIVNDQGGIVLRDSEKEQTIMSLIEQASLKFNGKELYAEDEAVIFDFLYWTIPELNDLADVFLTESARGWLLDESSAPVTSVDMDHSGNWLDVSFDMKGLDEEEISHILKAVIEKDRYYRLANGAFVSIENEDFQHVSQLFDDLNIKEKDIERGELHLPLYRGLQLDERMSGGKHASRYSKAFRDLISRLKHPEDLQFDLPTGLEADLRSYQMTGYQWLKALAHYQLGGILADDMGLGKTLQSIAYLLSEKKDNPEAMALVVAPASLIYNWKKEFEKFAPGLQIEVNTGTPTERKELLSQGLQPDVWITSYPTLRQDIAHYETIQFDSVILDEAQAIKNPATKTSQAVRQLSAKKRFALSGTPIENSLDELWALFHSIMPGFFPDQSTFRNLPHERISRMVKPFILRRVKKDVLKELPDKIETVQVSELTKQQKELYIGYLHRIQQETKESLAGDGFQKNRMKILAGLTRLRQLCCHPSLFVENYQGQSGKLEQLLDIVTTSIENKKRLLIFSQFSSMLKIIHQKLTDLGYSAFYLDGQTPSKDRVEMTERFNDGENEIFLISLKAGGTGLNLTGADTVILYDLWWNPAVEEQAAGRAHRIGQKKVVQVMRLITQGTIEEKIYELQQKKKELIEKVIQPGETMISSLSEDEIKDILSI, encoded by the coding sequence ATGAAGCATTTTTCTATGTTTACTAAAAGTGAAATAAAGGAACGTTTTCCAGTGAGCTTCTATCAAAGAGGTCTCACCTATTTTCAGAATGGGCGCGTATCTGAGCTTACATATGATAAAGAAGATCAGTCTTATCGAGCTTATGTAAACGGAAGTTCTGAATATGGCGTGTTAATTGAGCTACTTGGTGATAACTGGTTTGGGTCTTGTGAGTGTCAAGCATTTGAAACATATGGCACTTGTAAGCATCTTGCTGCTGTGCTTATTGCAATCAGCGAGAAGGGGCCGGAGGAAGAAAGCGAAAAGGAAAAACCATCACAGGTATCTCAATCACCACGAAGCTACAGTGAAACAAATCAGCTCATTCAAGTATTAAGTGATTATCAACCCGAAGCGAACCGCTCAAGATTGAGGGCGGATGAGTTGAAGATTGAGTTTACATTGAAAGCGAGCTCTTACCCGACGCTTCGTAAATCTCAAGGAGATTCTCCGTGGACTCTTGAACTTAAAGTAGGGGTAAACCGCTTATATGTCGTGAAAGATATTCGCGCATTTCTTGATGCGGTACTTGATGAGCAATCTTATTTGTTTACGAAAAAGTTCAGTTATGAACCAGATGAACATAAGTTTCATGAACTCGATGAGCCTTTTATTCAACTTCTACTCGCGATAAGAAGGAATGAGAAGGTTTATTTGGATTTACCTGATAACTGGGGACGTTTTACTGAAAACCGTGAATTGATTTTACCTCCATTGACAGCGAACGAGTTTCTTTCAGAGTTTTTAAAGCAAAACAGATTGATTCGTTTTGAATACAATCGGACGCTTTATGAAGAGACTGAACTTTTCGATGGTGGGTTACCATTTTCATTTGAGATTGAACAGCGGGAAGACGATTACGTACTTCAGTTAAATGGATTTCAAAGCGCAGCTTATTTTCCTACTTACGGGTGGGTATTTCACGATGAGAAGCTATATAAATTGTCGAAAAAACAGCAGTCCTTATTAAGGGATTTGTCTCATTTTCGAAATGCGGCTAGAAAAAGTGACTTATCCATTTCACAAACGCAGATTGAACCATTTCTCTCTCAGGTCGTTCCAGGTCTCAAAAAGCTTGGGGATGTATTGATCTCTGAACAGATCAATGAAAAAATCATCAATCCTGATTTGCGTGCGAGAGTCTATGTAAATGCAGAAGGACAGCGACTTCTAGTTAACGTTGAATATGAATATGGCGAAGATGTGATCAATCCTTTTAAAGATGATTCCCGGATCGTAAATGACCAGGGAGGCATTGTCTTAAGAGACAGTGAAAAGGAACAAACAATTATGTCTCTTATTGAACAAGCATCACTAAAATTCAACGGTAAAGAGCTATATGCAGAAGATGAAGCGGTGATATTTGACTTTCTTTACTGGACGATTCCAGAACTAAATGATCTTGCTGATGTGTTTCTGACAGAATCTGCTCGAGGTTGGTTATTGGATGAATCATCGGCTCCGGTAACATCAGTAGATATGGATCATAGTGGAAATTGGCTTGATGTAAGCTTTGACATGAAGGGATTGGATGAAGAAGAAATCTCTCATATTCTTAAAGCTGTGATCGAAAAAGATCGCTATTATCGCCTTGCGAATGGTGCCTTCGTTTCAATTGAAAATGAAGATTTTCAACATGTTAGTCAGCTATTCGACGACCTGAATATAAAAGAAAAAGATATCGAAAGAGGAGAACTTCATCTGCCACTCTATAGAGGGCTCCAGCTCGACGAAAGAATGAGCGGTGGAAAGCACGCTTCACGTTATAGCAAGGCTTTTCGAGATCTTATCTCTCGTTTAAAGCACCCGGAGGACCTTCAGTTTGATCTTCCAACAGGGCTAGAAGCTGATCTTCGCTCGTACCAGATGACGGGATATCAATGGCTAAAAGCACTTGCCCATTATCAGTTGGGTGGGATTCTTGCAGATGACATGGGACTTGGTAAGACATTGCAAAGCATTGCCTACTTGCTGTCTGAGAAAAAAGATAATCCAGAAGCGATGGCGCTTGTTGTCGCACCAGCATCACTTATTTATAACTGGAAAAAGGAGTTTGAGAAATTTGCTCCTGGACTTCAGATTGAAGTGAATACTGGTACGCCAACTGAGCGGAAAGAGCTTCTAAGTCAAGGGCTTCAGCCAGATGTTTGGATAACTTCATATCCGACTCTCAGGCAAGATATTGCCCATTATGAAACCATTCAATTTGATTCCGTTATTCTTGATGAGGCTCAGGCAATTAAGAACCCTGCGACAAAGACCTCACAAGCTGTGAGACAGTTAAGTGCTAAGAAGCGGTTTGCACTCAGCGGAACTCCAATTGAGAATTCACTTGATGAACTATGGGCACTTTTTCACTCGATTATGCCTGGATTCTTCCCGGATCAATCCACGTTTAGAAATTTACCACATGAGCGAATTTCGAGAATGGTGAAGCCATTTATTCTAAGACGTGTGAAGAAGGATGTACTTAAAGAGCTTCCTGATAAGATTGAGACGGTTCAAGTATCAGAGTTAACAAAGCAGCAAAAAGAACTGTACATTGGCTACTTGCACCGTATTCAGCAGGAAACTAAAGAAAGCCTTGCTGGCGATGGTTTCCAAAAAAACCGCATGAAAATACTGGCTGGACTTACTCGTTTAAGGCAGCTATGCTGCCATCCGTCTTTATTCGTTGAAAATTACCAGGGTCAATCGGGTAAACTTGAGCAGCTTTTAGATATTGTTACGACATCAATCGAGAACAAGAAACGTCTTCTGATCTTTTCGCAATTCTCGAGCATGTTAAAGATCATTCATCAAAAGCTAACGGATCTAGGCTATTCTGCTTTCTATTTAGATGGTCAGACGCCTTCAAAAGATCGAGTTGAAATGACCGAACGGTTTAATGATGGCGAGAATGAAATTTTTCTTATCTCATTGAAAGCAGGGGGAACAGGTTTAAATTTAACTGGTGCCGATACGGTTATTCTTTATGATCTATGGTGGAATCCAGCTGTTGAAGAACAAGCTGCAGGACGAGCTCATCGAATTGGACAGAAAAAAGTTGTTCAAGTTATGAGATTAATTACTCAGGGAACCATCGAAGAGAAAATTTATGAGCTTCAGCAAAAGAAAAAAGAACTCATTGAGAAGGTTATCCAACCTGGAGAAACGATGATCTCTAGTCTATCTGAAGATGAAATAAAAGATATTTTGAGCATTTAA
- a CDS encoding HNH endonuclease, with translation MDVCELCGRTVTKCTLHHLTPKEEGGSFKPTAWLCVPCHKQIHALYTNKELAIRLNTIPQLKEDDRIRRYLKWIKKQPGTKSVKTKKANSRKQKK, from the coding sequence ATGGATGTGTGTGAATTATGCGGAAGAACGGTTACCAAATGCACGCTTCACCATTTAACCCCTAAAGAAGAAGGCGGTTCTTTCAAACCAACCGCCTGGCTATGTGTGCCTTGTCACAAGCAAATCCATGCTCTCTATACGAACAAGGAACTTGCTATTAGGCTCAATACGATTCCACAGCTCAAAGAAGATGATCGAATTCGTCGTTATTTGAAGTGGATAAAAAAACAGCCAGGAACGAAGAGTGTTAAAACGAAGAAGGCAAACAGTCGAAAACAGAAAAAATAA
- a CDS encoding glycine betaine uptake BCCT transporter: MRGKVSSVFWSTLIISLLMVAWGAISPDTLQSLSASAQSFISNKFGWYYLILVTLLVIFCVFIIFTPYGKIKLGKPDEKPEFTRLSWFAMLFSAGMGIGLVFWGTAEPMSHYAVNAPTAETGSPAAIKEALQYSFFHWGIHAWAIYAIVALVLAYFKFRHDRPGLISATLYPIFGERVNGLFGKVIDTLAVFATIVGVATTLGFGAVQINGGLSFLTDIPNSFSTQLIIIGVVTVLFMISAWSGIGKGIKYLSNANIGLAGVLFLAMFILGPTVYILNMFTDTIGSYLTNLMAMSFRIAPLNPENREWINNWTIFYWAWWISWSPFVGIFIARVSRGRTIREFLVTVLLVPSIVGFLWFSTFGISGINIQQQGIADIASLATEESLFGMFQNYPLGLILSIIAITLIGTFFITSADSATFVLGMQTTYGSLNPGTSVKLTWGVTQSAMAAVLLYTGGLQALQNVLILAALPFSIIMILMTVSFYKALKKEKYLVAKDPKPRKEKRKEKKAGSEPTDSTAPATK; encoded by the coding sequence ATGAGGGGAAAAGTATCCTCCGTGTTTTGGAGCACGCTCATTATAAGTTTATTAATGGTTGCTTGGGGAGCGATCTCTCCAGACACATTACAGTCGTTGTCGGCGAGTGCCCAATCATTTATTTCGAATAAGTTTGGGTGGTATTACCTAATTCTTGTGACACTGTTAGTTATTTTTTGTGTGTTTATTATTTTCACACCGTACGGGAAAATTAAGCTAGGAAAACCCGACGAGAAGCCTGAATTCACAAGGTTAAGCTGGTTTGCTATGCTGTTCAGTGCTGGTATGGGTATTGGACTCGTTTTCTGGGGTACAGCGGAACCGATGTCTCATTACGCTGTAAATGCTCCTACGGCAGAAACAGGTTCACCCGCTGCTATTAAGGAAGCTTTGCAGTATTCATTTTTCCACTGGGGTATTCATGCTTGGGCAATTTATGCCATTGTGGCGTTAGTTCTTGCTTATTTTAAATTTAGACATGATCGTCCCGGCTTAATTAGTGCGACTTTATATCCAATCTTTGGTGAGCGCGTGAATGGTCTTTTTGGTAAAGTTATTGATACACTAGCGGTTTTTGCGACAATCGTTGGGGTTGCGACAACATTAGGATTTGGTGCTGTTCAAATTAACGGTGGTTTATCCTTCCTAACAGATATACCGAATAGCTTTAGTACACAGCTAATTATTATCGGTGTCGTTACGGTACTATTCATGATTTCAGCCTGGTCAGGGATCGGTAAAGGAATCAAATACTTAAGTAATGCGAATATAGGATTAGCAGGAGTTCTTTTCCTAGCGATGTTTATTCTAGGTCCTACTGTTTATATTCTGAATATGTTTACAGACACAATCGGTTCTTATTTAACGAATTTAATGGCAATGAGCTTCCGTATTGCGCCATTAAATCCAGAGAACCGTGAATGGATTAATAACTGGACAATATTTTATTGGGCATGGTGGATTTCATGGTCACCATTCGTAGGGATTTTCATTGCCCGCGTCTCAAGAGGAAGAACGATCCGAGAGTTTCTCGTAACTGTGCTTCTTGTTCCTTCGATTGTTGGATTCTTATGGTTCTCAACATTTGGAATTTCAGGAATCAACATTCAACAGCAGGGAATTGCTGATATTGCATCACTAGCAACAGAAGAATCACTCTTTGGTATGTTCCAGAATTACCCTCTAGGGCTTATTTTATCGATTATAGCGATTACCCTAATTGGTACTTTCTTCATTACTTCTGCTGACTCCGCTACGTTTGTGCTTGGAATGCAAACAACTTACGGTTCTTTAAATCCTGGTACAAGTGTGAAGTTAACGTGGGGGGTTACGCAATCAGCTATGGCTGCGGTACTTCTATACACAGGTGGATTACAGGCGTTGCAGAACGTATTGATACTCGCTGCCCTGCCGTTCTCCATTATTATGATATTAATGACTGTGTCTTTCTATAAAGCTCTAAAGAAAGAAAAGTATTTAGTGGCGAAAGATCCGAAGCCTCGAAAAGAAAAACGAAAAGAAAAGAAAGCTGGTTCAGAACCTACAGATTCAACTGCGCCCGCTACTAAGTAA